One Salvelinus fontinalis isolate EN_2023a chromosome 11, ASM2944872v1, whole genome shotgun sequence DNA window includes the following coding sequences:
- the LOC129864793 gene encoding globoside alpha-1,3-N-acetylgalactosaminyltransferase 1-like translates to MRFFTKIRPSITLPLVGILLLGALVLTYCYSSFGEMKNMDVRIVEVLGLCQQDPVNFRRENCSCRTRDMLSPQGLLYKQPSLLMGRTNVVTVTPWLAPIVWEGTFNPLIVDSIYKPMHLSIATTVFAVGKYVRFLRDFLETAEKHFMVDFNVRYYIFTDRREDVPAVVLAPGRNVTIIPVPGSNRWQEISSRRMEMIQTTIENQIGKEADYIFCLDVDTKFHGRWGAETLSRLVATIHPGYYEQTHEHYPYERRPASRAYIPAGEGDYYYGGATIAGYVRDVHKLAKYCREQLEVDAANSIEAAWQEESHLNRYLLYNKPTKILSPEYLWQDFKAKNNEVQIIRFSQVNKNYAEVRPNVKKRK, encoded by the exons ATGCGTTTTTTTACAAAAATCCGTCCTTCCATCACTCTGCCACTTGTTGGAATCCTACTTTTGGG AGCCCTGGTTTTAACATATTGTTACTCATCATTTGG TGAGATGAAAAATATGGATGTCAGAATTGTAGAAGTTTTGGG GTTGTGTCAGCAGGACCCTGTCAATTTCAGGCGGGAAAACTGTAGTTGTAGGACCCGGGACATGCTGTCCCCACAGGG ACTCCTGTATAAGCAGCCCAGTTTGTTAATGGG GCGCACCAATGTGGTAACTGTTACCCCTTGGTTGGCACCAATTGTCTGGGAAGGCACCTTTAATCCCTTGATTGTTGACAGCATTTACAAGCCTATGCACCTCAGCATTGCCACAACCGTCTTTGCTGTTGGCAA GTATGTGCGCTTCCTGCGTGACTTCCTAGAGACTGCCGAGAAGCATTTCATGGTGGACTTCAACGTGCGCTACTACATCTTCACTGACCGAAGGGAAGACGTGCCAGCGGTGGTCCTCGCTCCCGGTAGAAATGTAACCATCATCCCAGTCCCTGGCTCCAACCGCTGGCAGGAGATCTCCTCCAGGAGGATGGAGATGATCCAGACCACCATCGAGAACCAGATAGGCAAGGAGGCGGACTACATCTTCTGCTTGGATGTGGACACGAAGTTCCACGGACGGTGGGGGGCAGAAACATTGAGCAGGCTGGTGGCCACTATTCACCCAGGTTACTATGAGCAGACCCACGAGCACTACCCTTACGAACGCCGTCCTGCCTCGCGGGCCTACATCCCCGCGGGGGAAGGAGACTACTACTATGGAGGCGCCACCATTGCTGGCTATGTTAGGGACGTGCACAAGCTGGCAAAGTACTGCCGTGAGCAGCTTGAGGTTGATGCCGCCAACTCCATCGAGGCGGCATGGCAGGAGGAAAGCCACCTGAACAGATATCTCCTTTACAACAAGCCCACTAAGATTCTGTCTCCGGAATACCTGTGGCAGGACTTCAAGGCCAAGAACAACGAGGTGCAAATAATCCGCTTCTCTCAGGTCAACAAGAACTATGCAGAGGTTCGGCCCAACGTGAAGAAAAGAAAGTAA